A DNA window from Thermodesulfobacteriota bacterium contains the following coding sequences:
- a CDS encoding PA0069 family radical SAM protein, producing the protein MRDGYKGRGAAENPGNRFDQIDFIPTEEEITQGLSPKTVFYKDTTKSIITYNDSPDVGFNAGINPYRGCEHGCIYCYARPSHEYLGLSLGLDFETKIFVKKDAPTLLRKELSAKKYIPETIAISGNTDCYQPAERRFELTRRCLEVLEEFKNPIGIITKNYLVTRDIDILCDFAKWNGALVAVSITTLDPKIKNLMEPRTSEPRLRLKAIEELSKAGIPVMVMVAPVVPGLTDHELPKIIQASADSGAVAASYIMLRLPYGVSDLFSKWLHRHFPDRAEKVLNRIKSIRDGDLNSKEFYERMKGKGIYAEQVKDMFDVAKKRSGMDKTSITLSTEYFRKPGGTQLNLL; encoded by the coding sequence ATGCGTGATGGATATAAGGGAAGGGGAGCAGCAGAGAATCCGGGCAATCGTTTTGACCAAATTGATTTTATACCGACTGAAGAGGAAATAACTCAGGGCCTGTCTCCTAAGACAGTTTTTTACAAAGACACTACAAAATCTATCATTACCTACAATGACAGCCCGGATGTTGGATTTAATGCAGGTATAAATCCCTACCGCGGCTGTGAGCATGGATGCATATATTGCTATGCGAGACCATCACATGAATATCTTGGGCTATCTTTAGGACTAGACTTTGAGACCAAGATATTTGTAAAGAAGGATGCTCCCACTTTACTAAGAAAGGAGCTTTCTGCTAAGAAGTATATACCCGAAACAATAGCCATCAGCGGCAATACAGACTGTTACCAGCCAGCTGAAAGGCGCTTTGAATTAACAAGGCGCTGTCTTGAAGTGTTAGAGGAGTTTAAAAATCCTATCGGAATTATTACCAAAAACTATCTTGTAACTAGAGACATAGATATTCTCTGTGATTTTGCGAAATGGAACGGCGCTCTCGTGGCTGTGTCAATTACAACACTAGATCCAAAAATAAAAAACCTGATGGAGCCAAGAACTTCAGAGCCCAGGCTTAGACTAAAGGCAATTGAGGAGCTTTCAAAAGCCGGCATACCCGTTATGGTCATGGTGGCCCCGGTTGTGCCTGGACTTACAGATCATGAGCTGCCAAAAATAATACAAGCTTCAGCCGACTCAGGTGCGGTTGCGGCTTCATACATAATGTTAAGGCTCCCATACGGGGTGTCAGATTTGTTTTCAAAATGGCTACACAGGCATTTTCCAGATAGAGCTGAGAAAGTGCTCAACAGGATAAAATCAATTAGAGATGGGGATCTAAACAGCAAGGAATTCTATGAGAGAATGAAAGGAAAGGGTATATATGCTGAGCAAGTAAAGGACATGTTTGATGTAGCCAAAAAAAGGTCTGGTATGGATAAGACTTCAATAACTCTCTCAACAGAGTATTTTAGAAAACCTGGCGGTACCCAGCTAAATCTACTTTAA
- the ispG gene encoding flavodoxin-dependent (E)-4-hydroxy-3-methylbut-2-enyl-diphosphate synthase, with translation MGRTSRQIEIGGVKVGGGAPVTVQSMTKTDTRDVAATVAQIKSLEKAGCDIVRLAVPDMEAAMSLGEIKKQTNIPIVSDIHFDYKLALEAVKQGVDGMRINPGNIGAKYRIKAVVDAVKERGIPIRIGVNSGSLDKDILKKHGSPTPEALAESAFKHVQILEDLDFRDIKISVKSTDVQKMIASYRLLAERCEYPLHLGVTEAGTYEMGTIKSSIGIGTLLAEGIGDTIRVSLTGDPVDEIKVGFNILRSLGLRRNGIELISCPGCGRLEIDLMKLVKDVEDRITDIELPRPIKVAILGCVVNGPGEASEADIGIAGGRGKGMLYKDGKLVRSFKEHQIVDELVKELETFV, from the coding sequence ATGGGAAGAACTTCCAGACAGATTGAAATTGGAGGAGTTAAAGTTGGTGGAGGAGCTCCGGTTACAGTTCAGTCAATGACCAAAACCGATACACGCGATGTTGCTGCAACTGTGGCTCAGATTAAGAGTCTTGAAAAGGCTGGCTGTGATATAGTGCGACTAGCTGTTCCTGATATGGAAGCTGCTATGTCATTGGGCGAAATTAAAAAACAGACCAATATTCCAATCGTATCAGACATACATTTTGACTACAAACTTGCCCTTGAAGCAGTGAAGCAAGGCGTTGACGGCATGAGAATTAACCCCGGCAATATAGGGGCAAAATACCGCATCAAAGCTGTTGTCGACGCTGTTAAAGAAAGAGGTATCCCTATTCGTATCGGCGTAAACTCTGGATCCTTAGATAAAGACATTTTAAAAAAACACGGCTCTCCAACGCCGGAAGCACTGGCTGAGAGCGCATTTAAGCATGTACAAATCCTTGAGGACTTAGACTTTAGGGATATTAAGATCTCAGTGAAATCAACAGATGTTCAAAAGATGATTGCCTCCTACCGCTTGTTGGCAGAAAGATGCGAGTATCCACTTCACTTGGGCGTGACAGAGGCTGGAACATATGAGATGGGTACTATCAAGTCCTCAATCGGCATAGGCACACTTTTGGCCGAAGGAATTGGCGATACAATCAGAGTCTCGTTGACCGGCGATCCTGTGGATGAGATCAAAGTAGGGTTTAATATTCTTAGATCACTTGGGCTTAGGCGAAACGGTATTGAGCTTATTTCCTGTCCAGGTTGCGGCAGGCTTGAGATTGATCTCATGAAGCTTGTAAAAGATGTTGAGGACAGAATCACTGATATTGAGCTTCCAAGGCCTATTAAAGTTGCGATTTTAGGCTGCGTTGTTAACGGACCCGGAGAAGCGTCTGAAGCTGATATAGGAATTGCCGGCGGCAGAGGAAAAGGCATGCTCTACAAGGACGGAAAGTTAGTCAGATCATTTAAAGAGCACCAAATAGTAGATGAGCTTGTAAAAGAGCTTGAGACTTTTGTTTAA
- the topA gene encoding type I DNA topoisomerase — MSKSLIIVESPAKAKTIKKYLGTDFSVEASSGHLIDLPTSKLGVDVDNDFNPEYVVIRGKGKYLDKLKKAAKKAENVYLASDPDREGEAIAWHIANELNIWDRSHRVLFHEITKNAVQKSIENPTDLSQDRFEAQQARRVLDRLVGYQVSPLLWRKVKKGLSAGRVQSVALRIVVEREREIEAFKPREYWSIESELKRTQDETKESFIANLVRFDGDKAEIGNEEQSNHILDSIRNQNYVVSKVDRKDKKRNATPPFITSTLQQEASRKIRFGTKKTMSVAQKLYEGIDLGAEGPVGLITYMRTDSVRVSNDALEDVRAYVKTNYGDEYLPEKPNTFKVKKSAQDAHEAIRPTFVDKIPESIKEFLSEDEFKLYKLIWQRFVASQMTAMIYDQTTVEIEAGKAVFRATGSIVKFPGFSAVYLEGKEEEEEAKEKDEMRKLPDLNSGDALDLINLEGKQHFTQPPPRFTESSLVKELEEKGIGRPSTYASIISTIQDREYVLREKNRLSPTVLGRTVNDLLIQGFPEIMDVQFTAEMEEKLDDVEEGSINWVELLKKFYSGFSDRLDKAQDSMKGVETNISCDTCNAPMIIKWGRGGEFLSCSRYPDCKSAKAFEYDKEGKIVIVERAAPELREDLPCDKCDAPMVIKQSRRGEFLACSKYPDCKNAKAFEYDPDGNIKIIEKEEPVIREDIKCEKCGKPMAERKGRYGKFLGCTGYPKCRTILNIDENGNIVESKPGGKGRGAKKGSKKDAEETTDAN, encoded by the coding sequence ATGTCTAAATCTTTAATAATTGTTGAGTCACCGGCAAAAGCCAAGACAATTAAAAAATACTTGGGTACTGATTTTAGCGTTGAAGCTTCATCAGGACATCTTATTGATCTACCTACAAGCAAACTAGGAGTGGATGTCGATAATGATTTTAATCCTGAGTACGTAGTAATAAGGGGAAAAGGCAAATATTTAGATAAGCTTAAAAAAGCAGCAAAGAAAGCAGAGAATGTCTATTTAGCGTCTGACCCTGATCGAGAAGGCGAGGCGATCGCCTGGCACATTGCTAATGAATTAAACATATGGGATAGATCCCACAGGGTTCTATTTCATGAAATTACTAAAAACGCGGTACAAAAATCTATAGAAAACCCAACAGACCTTAGCCAAGATAGATTCGAGGCCCAGCAGGCAAGAAGAGTACTCGACAGACTTGTGGGCTATCAGGTAAGCCCGCTACTTTGGAGAAAAGTTAAAAAAGGCCTTAGCGCTGGAAGGGTGCAGAGTGTTGCACTTAGAATAGTCGTAGAAAGAGAAAGGGAAATTGAGGCATTTAAGCCAAGAGAATATTGGTCTATTGAATCTGAGCTTAAAAGAACTCAGGATGAGACCAAAGAATCATTCATTGCAAATTTAGTTAGGTTTGATGGGGATAAAGCGGAAATAGGGAATGAAGAACAGTCTAATCATATATTAGACTCGATTAGAAATCAGAATTACGTTGTTTCTAAAGTAGACCGCAAAGATAAAAAAAGAAATGCTACACCGCCTTTTATTACCAGCACGCTTCAACAAGAAGCTTCACGAAAGATCAGGTTTGGCACCAAGAAAACAATGTCTGTAGCACAAAAGCTATATGAGGGAATTGACCTTGGCGCTGAGGGCCCTGTTGGTTTAATTACTTATATGAGAACAGACTCGGTTAGAGTCTCAAATGATGCGCTTGAGGATGTGAGGGCATATGTAAAAACAAATTACGGCGATGAGTATTTGCCTGAAAAGCCAAACACATTTAAAGTCAAAAAATCGGCTCAGGATGCACACGAGGCTATAAGGCCGACATTTGTTGATAAAATACCGGAGTCAATAAAAGAATTCCTATCAGAAGATGAATTTAAGCTTTATAAACTAATCTGGCAAAGGTTTGTCGCATCTCAAATGACAGCTATGATTTATGATCAAACCACGGTAGAGATTGAAGCAGGAAAAGCGGTATTTAGAGCTACTGGATCGATTGTTAAGTTCCCCGGTTTTTCAGCCGTGTATCTTGAGGGCAAAGAAGAAGAGGAAGAAGCTAAAGAAAAAGATGAAATGAGAAAGCTCCCGGATCTAAATTCCGGCGATGCGCTTGATCTTATAAATCTTGAAGGGAAACAGCATTTTACTCAGCCGCCGCCTAGATTTACCGAAAGCTCGCTGGTAAAAGAGCTTGAGGAAAAAGGTATTGGACGTCCATCTACCTATGCAAGCATTATCTCCACCATACAGGACCGCGAATATGTTCTTAGAGAGAAAAACAGACTTTCTCCTACGGTTTTGGGCCGCACTGTTAATGATCTACTTATACAAGGTTTTCCAGAGATCATGGATGTTCAGTTCACTGCCGAAATGGAAGAAAAATTGGATGATGTTGAGGAAGGCAGCATCAACTGGGTAGAGCTTTTAAAGAAATTCTACAGCGGTTTTTCAGATAGATTAGACAAAGCCCAAGATTCAATGAAAGGGGTTGAGACAAATATATCTTGTGATACCTGCAACGCTCCAATGATTATTAAATGGGGCAGGGGTGGAGAGTTCTTGTCCTGCTCAAGATACCCTGATTGTAAAAGCGCAAAAGCTTTTGAGTATGACAAAGAAGGAAAAATCGTAATCGTTGAAAGAGCAGCGCCAGAGTTAAGAGAAGATTTGCCTTGTGATAAGTGCGACGCCCCGATGGTTATAAAACAGAGCAGACGAGGAGAGTTCTTAGCATGCTCAAAATACCCCGACTGTAAAAACGCAAAAGCTTTTGAATATGATCCAGATGGGAATATTAAAATTATAGAGAAAGAAGAGCCCGTAATTAGAGAAGATATAAAGTGTGAGAAATGCGGAAAGCCCATGGCAGAGCGAAAAGGGCGCTACGGCAAATTTCTAGGCTGCACCGGATATCCAAAATGCAGAACTATTCTCAACATTGATGAAAACGGAAACATAGTTGAGTCTAAGCCTGGTGGTAAGGGCCGGGGAGCAAAGAAAGGCTCAAAGAAAGATGCCGAAGAAACAACTGATGCTAACTGA
- a CDS encoding UDP-glucose/GDP-mannose dehydrogenase family protein: MNICVIGTGYVGLVTGACLSGSGNNVICVDIDEEKVASLKEGKVTFYEPGLEDIVKKNIKEQRLHFTTDIAYGIKNSQIVLIAVGTPPKDDGSADTSAVVSVAKSIGKSIDDYKVVVTKSTVPVGTTEMIRDEIKKITDVNFDVASNPEFLKEGAAVEDFMKPDRVIIGVENEATGEILKELYAPFMRSMDRAIVVSIRSSELAKYTANAMLATRISFMNEIANLCEVVGADISEVRVAIGSDDRIGRHFLFPGIGYGGSCFPKDVKALVNTGKQYESELKLCSATDEVNANQREHFWNKVHNYFSGDLKNKKIAIWGISFKPKTDDIREAPSLYIIDKLLKAGAQVCVHDPVAMNNAKLELGEKVEYADTNYGALKDAEALIINTEWNEYRQPDFPKMKELMNGDVIFDGRNLYKPQALLKLGLKYFGVGIGN, from the coding sequence ATGAACATATGTGTAATTGGGACAGGATATGTAGGTTTGGTTACAGGGGCATGCCTTTCAGGAAGCGGAAACAATGTTATATGCGTTGATATTGACGAGGAAAAGGTGGCAAGTCTTAAAGAAGGTAAAGTCACTTTTTATGAGCCGGGCCTTGAAGATATAGTAAAAAAGAACATTAAAGAACAAAGGCTGCACTTCACAACTGATATAGCTTACGGCATAAAAAATTCTCAAATAGTCTTAATAGCTGTTGGTACACCTCCTAAAGATGACGGATCTGCGGATACGAGCGCAGTTGTAAGCGTGGCAAAATCTATAGGCAAGAGCATAGATGATTATAAAGTTGTTGTGACTAAAAGCACTGTTCCTGTAGGAACGACCGAAATGATACGAGATGAAATTAAAAAAATTACTGATGTTAATTTTGATGTCGCTTCAAACCCTGAGTTTTTAAAAGAAGGAGCTGCAGTTGAGGATTTTATGAAGCCAGACAGGGTCATAATTGGGGTGGAGAATGAAGCCACTGGTGAGATACTCAAGGAACTCTATGCACCGTTTATGAGATCAATGGACCGAGCAATAGTAGTCTCAATCAGGTCCTCTGAGCTCGCAAAGTATACAGCTAATGCCATGCTGGCAACCAGAATTTCTTTTATGAACGAAATCGCAAACCTTTGCGAAGTAGTAGGCGCCGACATATCTGAAGTAAGGGTTGCTATCGGTTCGGATGATAGAATTGGACGTCATTTTCTTTTTCCCGGAATAGGCTACGGCGGTTCATGTTTCCCCAAGGATGTTAAGGCACTTGTGAATACAGGAAAACAATACGAATCTGAGCTTAAGCTTTGCTCTGCCACAGACGAGGTTAATGCAAACCAAAGAGAGCATTTTTGGAATAAAGTCCACAATTACTTTAGCGGAGATTTAAAGAACAAGAAAATTGCAATTTGGGGCATTTCATTTAAGCCCAAAACTGATGACATAAGAGAGGCGCCCTCACTCTATATAATTGATAAACTGCTCAAGGCTGGCGCCCAAGTTTGTGTGCATGATCCTGTTGCAATGAATAATGCCAAGCTTGAACTTGGCGAAAAAGTAGAATATGCAGATACTAACTACGGCGCTTTAAAAGATGCAGAGGCACTAATAATCAATACTGAGTGGAATGAGTACCGTCAGCCGGATTTTCCCAAAATGAAAGAACTAATGAATGGAGACGTGATTTTTGATGGGCGCAATTTGTATAAACCCCAGGCGCTTTTAAAGTTAGGACTTAAATATTTTGGAGTAGGTATTGGCAATTAG